The genomic DNA gtaaactttataagcgtatggttagagccgcgcatcgtgtgtcgataatgtaaatgtaccggaactgcattggggaaaatgacacgtgggttgaattgtcaatgagtgaagaacaataatattggaaaagggtggggatctgaaatgttcgggaatgcatgtttcacattcgacatgttccttagaagagcttgtcagttcccgtattacaccctccctaccataataatttttcgtcaatttcaaatacataacattctcatagttaggcgacactgactagtccgagcgtccgcctgtaggtaccattcttgtgcgaagcggtcactacagggtatcactccccactacactatcatctcaaaatgaatcatttgttctgcaaatagaccacaaggacagatttacttgtctgactctactatggacagctgaacaagttccctgaactccagctatagttatgcctgtctctctctcgtttaacgtattctagttactagttatcaccaattggcatttaacaggtgtttaaatgcttaaataaaaccagattggccacttgatatttattttgaatattctctagagatgcaccggatattcggttactatccggccagtattttaatatccggccggataccggatagtgccctactatccggccgaataccggatagtaccattgcttgattttggagtaaacaaattggatttaagaaacagtcacggtcataatcgtacttgtttattattttaaaacaatttagagattcaactgacttgcacgcgcactcatttcgaacctagaaatgtgtccgcgcgaacgttcacttagaaacaggtcaaaactgcagaatgtgcacctgaaaaaccgaaatgtaggtgcagctctgctggccgatattcggcggccggataccggatattcggccgatggtcaggccgaatatccagtatccggccaaacaactatccgttgcatctctaatattctcatatcgaattaacattcccatccctagctgtcttatATAcaaagacaacggcgacgaggaacatgaaaaacgttgaaaactggagcaatttttttgattgccttattataaaagaatggatttatttatctgctttaaatgtaattattttaaaaatcaaagacctaatacattaacacgagtgtaaaaatatactacaattgatgttttttcacatttaccgagcggttgaatttgtgtcttgtatacaagacagcggcgccactgtatcgttctatcgttgtcttgtatacatgccaacggcggtcaaagggttaatccGTGCGAAGCTGGGGCGGGTTAGTACTGATTAAAATAGTCACCCTCAATTTTAAGCACTGATCGTTGCCATTCATAAATACGACACAATTTAGTTATCTCGACCAAATCAAAATGATGCAAAAAATCACATAAGTCTATTTACCTGAACACCTCCAATGGCGCTAGAACGGAGACCATAGTCTCATTAGACACGAAACCGTTGTCGGTCACCAGGAATGAAACGATCCAGATGAAACGCAGCACAAAGTCCTCCACTATCGCGAAATAGTAGAACTGTAACAAAAACGAcaatgtaaaaagtttttaatgttatttgttATTGTCATTAAATCTCTATTTTCGATTAATAACGTAGTTGACATTTCTGCccttctcatagaaaaagcgGACGAcctttattgtttttataatcaAGGTTTGAATTTTTGGAACAATGCAAAGCTTTTGACACtgtatacataataatatatcccTACATTTATAGCGAATTAAGAAAGCATTGATATTCGTGATGAAGTCTTTAAAACGATTTCTAATTACTTGACCAATCACACTGCCtgagtaaaaataatgtttttttttagggACAACGAAGTAATTTCTCCATGGGATCCCTCAAGGTAGTGTTTTTGGGCCACCACTTTTTCTAATCTACATCAGAACTTACGCCTGGGTTATATACGATTTCCTCTCTCAGGAATCGATTCTCGGCAGTGGGCGGACAGCTGAACAGGCCCCAATCCATCTTCACGTCCCACGTGTACGTGTACAGCGAGGATATCAGCTGGCATACGAACCACGCGTATAGAAACGGGTTGTCGTATCGGTCTTGGTAGTTGTCTGGAGAATAAGAAACAGTTTTACGTTATATATATACAATGCTATGAGCTATGAAAGAAGGCCGACGTGACAACAGTACAAACTACAGGCATTAGGTTGTATATAGTCTgtacggaaagagaagaatcgtggaatgtatggggcccaatagaTTCCACaaatcttctctttccgaacataCTCTACAGCATGGCAAGAACAAAAAGATTATTTTAATACAAGTTCCTGCCTGATGATTTAAAGTATGAAGTGGTAATAGGTAGAAATATAGTTTACTTTTGTGTTTATTATACTAAGCAGATAGGGTTTTGATTTGACACTCACCTGCATAGAATAATCGTAGTGTAGTAAACAACGCCACAAAGAAAGTGGTGGAATATTTCCCCGCGTTAAGTAAATGTGGGAAGGCCTCCCGACTATCCCGGTAACGCCGGAGACATTGCGCGAATCGGGTCCAAGCGGGCACTATGCTTACTAGTGCGCGGGTTATGATGAACCACTTCGTCGATTCAAATGCGTCTGAAAAAGttgaataataaattaaaaaaaccgggcaagtgcgagttggactcgcgcacgaagggttccgtaccataatgcaaaaaaaaacaaaaaaagcaaaaaaaaaatggtcacccatccaagtactgacccctcccgacgttgcttaactttggtcaaaaatcacgtttgttgtatgggagccccatttaaatcattattttattctgtttttagtatttgttgttatagcggcaacagaaatacatcatctgtgaaaatttcaactgtctagctatcacggttcgtgagatacagcctggtgacagacggacggacggacggacggacggacggacagcgaagtcttagtaatagggtcccgttttaccctttgggtacggaaccctaaaaaccgttcGCGTCGAGACACTAGGTCCGTGGGGTAGGGGGGCTCGGGAGCTCCACAAGGCGCTCAGCAAACGCCTAAGGCGGCCCACAGGTGACCCTCGCGgaggcagctttctcgcgcaaagattggccatagcaatccagcgcgggaacgctgcctgcgtgatgggcaccttatcAAGGGCGCAAATTTTTGATGggtacttttagttttttagcTTTGGTTATTGTAGCtttgtaattaattttagttttatattcattttataatacttattaatcttattatgcaataaatgagttttcgcgaaaaattaaaaaccgtTGTCTTTCGATAGGCTAAGCATAGGTAGTTAACTTTTACCATGGAATCCAACTTCATCGCTGAAAAACATGGCTGATCATACGTCAATACTTTCTGGGATTTTTTTTCCACGATTTCACATTTGGTGCGAAAAATATTCGGTATATGCTTATTTCTTTTCGTTATCAGTTCAAGtttgttaaattttaaaatgCATACTTTTACTATCTGTTATTCTTATCGTCTTATCAATGTAAAGGGACAGTTATACTGCATCCATTATATTTGACGTTATCTTTTGCTTATTTTATAACATGTCAAACTTTAGTTAATATTagtgataaataataatattaaaaaacttACTTAATGGGGTAGCAGAGGAAGCGATATCTGAAAATGTTACATGTTAATATTagaaaagaagaagaatatgCAATGCATGCaaagaaaactaaaatgttAAGAAATCGAATAGAGTTAAACCAATTAAGTCTGCAACgtttttgatagcacacgcagtgcaagtgttattttaacctTTAGAACGCCACAGATGGCATTTTACGTCAACGcgaaatcgtgacaacgacacCAAAGACGGCATtggacgtcgatcgttttttgacgaAAATCTACTGGAAAACACCCCACTtataggttggcattatttattcacaaaactaaattttacccccgaggcacggcaaatggatgcgccgtttggcgttcaaaaggttacaaaatgaaattatgacggataaatgacacttgcactgcatatgctatcaaaatcgttgcagaattttcttggtctaactttagtgTAGAACTGTAGAGGCAGTAAACAACTCACCATTAACTTTGAACCAATCCCCGCCCGCCACATAAAACGCGACCAAATAGTGGAAGTCAAGGAAGGCCACAACGAAGGAGTTCCACTGGTCCGCCAGCCAGAAGTCCGCGAACAGTACTGGCATGAATGGAGCGGCTAGGATACGGCCCTGAaatcagtaccgtctttaccataagggcacacggggcccgtgcccagggcccccatcctcagacAGGGCCCCgaagggggccccgaaggacagacagtaacagtatatttgattacccataataaatagaagatcatagtagaaaaatgttagtttaattcgatttctttactttccaaaaagGCCCCAAATTCGTATGAgcccaagggccccagcatagtttaagacgacCCTATCTGATATGTATTGTAAATTCAGAAATATCTAGTTTTTCTAATAAATGAAAACTTAAGTCAgctttcacaaaaaaataattataaatgttcTGTAATTTTAGTGGTAATTTTATATCTAATTCACAGACGGGACCGTAAGCGAAATTCGGCGGTTTCGCACAGAATAAAGCTATTTCCTTCTTTTAAAAGAAGTGGTGTTTTGTGATAACAAGCCACAACGACATTATGTGTAGCGTTTTTGTAaagtttttgaacaaaaaatatTGATTCAAGCCTTTATCGCcagctaaaattaaaaaactttttaattttaatttaacattGATTTTTTTCCGGTTTCAACACTCTTctactacatatttgttttaTCTAGAGTTCTAGACGATTCTTATAAACCCAAATTCAATTAAtcttcgttgttttatcacctAATTTCCGGCCTCCTTCAACCTCCaccatcagatcagctcaatgtTATAATTATAGCACATTGCCATCGGTTTTTCATTAGTCACATTTAAACTCAGTCAAACGTATCCAATACTCACACATATCCTCAAAAACCAGAATCTCGCCTCATGCCGAAACATCTTCAACGGATTCACCAAAAACGCCAGCATTATAATCACCAACGCCAACGGATTGACAAAAGGCGGTATACTCAAACTCGCACTATATATAAAGCTGAGTATACTCAAAGCCCAAACTACACCGAATATCGCTGCAAGTTCCATTAAGTGTTGTTCTGATAAGTGATTTCTTGGGTCTAGCTCGAATATTAGTACGTGGTTGACGCCTGAGGATCGCCACCCGTAGACGTTGATGCCTATTAGGAAGATGAATTCGACTAAGAGGAACGGGCCCCTGTAGAGTCTGAATGCTGTTTTGAAGTTGTCTGTGCCGCCCTCGTGGAATAGTGCTGGAACAAATGATTGTTGCTGTAACTTTTAAATATGAAACTAAAAATATCATCAGACCTAGCACTGATGAAAATGGGACTAACGGTAGAACTGCTTATTTTAGAAGTCGGATAAAAATAATGGTGCTATACTTATAgaacaaatgaaaatattttaatttgtgctATTCAAGTCTTTGagtatttagtaactggagacgccatGGCTgttattttctgtacaaaacttgCTGATATTTGCAGGGGCCCCTCCCCGTCAAATGTATGATGATTTGTaggtaacgtacaaatagccatgtcagataaacgtcagtccatacaaaagtttgcacagttgtgcaaggtttttgaagaggggtaagctcttaacggcgactccggttattaaatgctctaagtttcaaatagaaacactactatataacaaaccgaaataaatgtcatatatggATGGAGATGTGTAACTAACACTCGCTCTCTGGTATTTACCCGATATTCACCTACCCGCGCGGGTAAATActctacaaagcgggaaaacgcTGGGATCGGCTATGAgcgttagcaagttccatagaatgacactttagtgcGACAAGGAGAGACAGAAGGACTATGAAAGACAAGGAGGAAACTATTGAGGGCGCCAGTGACTTGAATGGAGCATAATATTGCGTAATAACTCCATCTCTATAATTATCACATTATCAAACGATTATCTCTAAACCAACAAGTTCAAACAATATTTACAACTGTAATATGGTCTATAAATCGCCATGGCACACAGACCAAGGTAAATTTACTAGGCTTATCAGTACGCAAATACCGATGTTAGtattattagtacagttctaagcAACAGTTCTGTTATAGACCTTATGTATGGGGGAGAAGGCTCATGAATAGTCAGTTAAATATGATGGTAGCAGTTTGATATCTGTTGATAAAGAAGATAAATTTGAATCTTATTCGAATATCTTTTATGATCGAATGAAAAAATGCTTGAAATGGGTacaaatagggtatttgactactagtcaattcagttttttttttcgaactgtcaaaacgattttgctactatgtaatttatattaaacactggcatgtgacgtcacaatcgaattacttactctttatagttttatacatataaattaaaaattgtgattaaaaataattgctgtctacgtttctctattaatcttcaggtgctttatttcatgcatggtgtaaaataatttattccatacatatatgtatacatatatagtcaaataccctattttaTCGTACGACAATGAGACCAACcgaagtataccgggtgtggtctgtaacacgagcaaataattaaaacatagattattgtgctcctcaaacggtgacactttggtttaacaacttttaaaaattatgaagtatttagactccctatttttcatacaaaataaatattatcttcaatggacgccattaccacgccattatcattgtgattgacgttgcttgtcacgccttaaacataacattgcttatcacgccttaaacataacaaaattcgcaaaatattgcgtcttagaataaaatttaaagtgtattaaaaatcaaactacaagttatttttaaaagtcgctgaacaaatgttgatggtggtcagtatgaggagtacagcctacggtttaattttttgctcatattataggccacacccggtatatttgtAAAACAATATTGAAAAATCAGGGAGCAGAGTTTAAAAAGTTAAACAAAGAAGATCCCGAGCAATTGAGAATTTgtttttaagtcggttaaaattgaattgaaataaaGGACATCCAAAACAATGACAATTAACACATTTCTCGTATTAAATAGAAATCTAAGTGTTCGTGAATATGTTTTTAGGAACAATACGTGATATTTTCATTCATAAAGTAAACTAAGTACCCAATTATTGTCATGAAAAAGTACCAGtcgttgtgatttttttttgtggggTATCGAACAAccaaagtaaacaaacaatcagATACAAAACCCTTCGAagacaaaaccgcctggatcagtcactgaacgacctgacattAACCTACGTTATTTGACCATGTACCTAATCTTTTCATCTACACTCaattggcttaaggagccatttgaatagattttgtttacttttatttaaatacctaaagatacagactatagggaTATACTTACCAGATAACACAACAGTGATGAACAGCACTATGAAAGAGCCTGAAAACAGCCCGACTTTGAACGTCGTCCACGGACTCTGTTGTTCTCCAAGCGGTGGAACCCTTAGCTTCTTCATAGCCTTCTGACGGTCGCCGCCCTCTAGCTCGTTGGTCACCGTCGCTTCTGTGTCGCTGATCAGTCTGTCTATGTCTTTGTTGGTGTAGAAGTGGGATGTTTCCACATGTTCCGCTCGCCATTGGGCACCGTTTGTGccatttaataactaaaaagaACAATTGATTTAGAACttccgcgttttgaacacataggtattaactcacatttatagtcGGGATTTATTTtgtctgttttgacattttgctgggacatcagttagccgcgaccacgaccagtgaaacctgtgtcgaaacgtcggtaaataaaggtaattgaataaatttcgcgTTAGACTTAGACCTGTCTATAAATAGTGAGTTAATTGATTTAGATTCTAGTTTTTAGTGTCCAGGGTAAATGTTGACGTCCATATTAgaaaattttacatttataagcagctttacaatttgacattaaaagTGCTATACAAGTACATACTGTACCATAACTTGGAATTGAAAAAAATTGGAGTAGTTGAAAATTGGCTATTTCCTGAAAAGAAAGGAGTGTAGGACTGCAGGGCAGCCGCACTTAGCATGAGAGCAGTACCTAACTCATTTTGAAATGTCATTCAATTGAATACTTTGTATTTGTGCGATATGATCtacaatagggatgtttcctgtacttaaaataaattatttcaaacgtgcacgaaataaagcaccagataattattagaaaaaacatagatagcagctatttttaagtacaatttgtatttaataaatcgaattgaaatataaaaagtaggtgagtttaccgtgacgtcactatatttgttttcatataaattccatattagcaaatcgttttgacagttctaaaaaagaagctgatttgactagtaggaatgtagcctattgaAAGAGATTTCAAAATGTGTTACTGCTCTTATGCTAAGCGCAGCAGAGTGTCTGCACTAATCTACAGGTGTAAAACGAAAATGTGTGTTTGACAATGTCATACAAACTTATGAACCTATATAATAATAACCTACCTTATCATGCTTCTTTAATATCTTCCTAAACCctgtataatttaaattttgataGTTCTGCAGCAGAATCAAACTGAGATAAAACTCGCTGAATGCCAATTTGAGTTCCTGGACCTTCCGTCGAGGTATGGGGGCTTTCTTGCCGTCCCCACCTGCTTTGGGTTTCATAGTATCAAACTGGCTTTTCAACTCACTCTGTAATGTGGCAAATTTTCTCGTTGCTTCTGCTAGTTTTTCTGTGAAATCGGGTTAAATGTCAGTACATTTCTTTtgaaagtttttatttaattttaatttgactgtTGACTTTATTATTGGTATCGCAAGATACTGCAAAACCTTGCACAATAATGGTGGTATAATCCTGAGTTAAAttcagtaattaaataaaaatattgaaattttaTTTGTTAAAGTACAAATGTTAATTTGGACTATGGATTTTATGTGGTCTCTTACAGTATAAAGTTATTAAGTTTCACAATATAATTATGTCAGTTTGTTTAAGGGTCTTATAAATcatattacagtacatatctTTCATTATATTTTCATCCCATTCAAGGCATATCTTTAAAAATGAGCTAATTTCAAAATAATTGgtgaatcttcttcttcttcctcgcgttatcccggcatttcgccacggctcatgagagcctggggtccgcttgacaactaatcccatgatttgaagtaggcactagcttttacgaaagcgactgccatctgaccttccaacccagagggtaaactaggccttattgggattagtccggttacctcacgatgttttccttcaccaaaaagcgactggtaaatatcaaatgatatttcgtacgtaagttccataaaactcattggtacgagccggggtttgaacccgcgacctccagattgcaagttgcgcgctctcaccgctaggccaccagtgcttcttacatttttatcaaacatttataaaaattaaatatttatgttattccAAATATTTAAGGTACCTGAGTAAAATGTAGTGATTTTCTTAAGCTCCTGGTCACAATAGAGGAAGAAGGTCTCATCAAAATTGGCAAAATGTCGGGACAACACCTCAGGCTCCACATTTTCAGCTGACGGGGCTTCTTCTACTGCTGTGTATAACATGGCCTTCATTTCCTAGAGTAAATAATATGTTTAGGAGTCTTTGTTGAGATCAAACTAAtgtgttatatatattttttatttaacagaaTTTAAGAAGTGGTTGTAACTTGATCTATCTTATTTCAAACTTTAAGCATTAACCATTAAATGTACCATATTATAAGAAATCTTAAATTCAGGCCTCATTGCCTTATAGTCCTTAAAATTCTGCataaccacttgaccgtccgacgatagcatagcatccaaaaaaaatatgctcttaaccgtccgcgggaa from Cydia fagiglandana chromosome 21, ilCydFagi1.1, whole genome shotgun sequence includes the following:
- the LOC134675119 gene encoding solute carrier family 53 member 1 isoform X2, with protein sequence MKFAEHLSAHITPEWRKQYINYEEMKAMLYTAVEEAPSAENVEPEVLSRHFANFDETFFLYCDQELKKITTFYSEKLAEATRKFATLQSELKSQFDTMKPKAGGDGKKAPIPRRKVQELKLAFSEFYLSLILLQNYQNLNYTGFRKILKKHDKLLNGTNGAQWRAEHVETSHFYTNKDIDRLISDTEATVTNELEGGDRQKAMKKLRVPPLGEQQSPWTTFKVGLFSGSFIVLFITVVLSALFHEGGTDNFKTAFRLYRGPFLLVEFIFLIGINVYGWRSSGVNHVLIFELDPRNHLSEQHLMELAAIFGVVWALSILSFIYSASLSIPPFVNPLALVIIMLAFLVNPLKMFRHEARFWFLRICGRILAAPFMPVLFADFWLADQWNSFVVAFLDFHYLVAFYVAGGDWFKVNDAFESTKWFIITRALVSIVPAWTRFAQCLRRYRDSREAFPHLLNAGKYSTTFFVALFTTLRLFYADNYQDRYDNPFLYAWFVCQLISSLYTYTWDVKMDWGLFSCPPTAENRFLREEIVYNPGFYYFAIVEDFVLRFIWIVSFLVTDNGFVSNETMVSVLAPLEVFRRFIWNFFRLENEHLNNCGKFRAVRDISVAPLDSSDQADIIRMMDHPDGVVNRLTKKKNMKKAKELDLRPLIKKESIQDLQLELSAKML
- the LOC134675119 gene encoding solute carrier family 53 member 1 isoform X1, translating into MKFAEHLSAHITPEWRKQYINYEEMKAMLYTAVEEAPSAENVEPEVLSRHFANFDETFFLYCDQELKKITTFYSEKLAEATRKFATLQSELKSQFDTMKPKAGGDGKKAPIPRRKVQELKLAFSEFYLSLILLQNYQNLNYTGFRKILKKHDKLLNGTNGAQWRAEHVETSHFYTNKDIDRLISDTEATVTNELEGGDRQKAMKKLRVPPLGEQQSPWTTFKVGLFSGSFIVLFITVVLSALFHEGGTDNFKTAFRLYRGPFLLVEFIFLIGINVYGWRSSGVNHVLIFELDPRNHLSEQHLMELAAIFGVVWALSILSFIYSASLSIPPFVNPLALVIIMLAFLVNPLKMFRHEARFWFLRICGRILAAPFMPVLFADFWLADQWNSFVVAFLDFHYLVAFYVAGGDWFKVNDIASSATPLNAFESTKWFIITRALVSIVPAWTRFAQCLRRYRDSREAFPHLLNAGKYSTTFFVALFTTLRLFYADNYQDRYDNPFLYAWFVCQLISSLYTYTWDVKMDWGLFSCPPTAENRFLREEIVYNPGFYYFAIVEDFVLRFIWIVSFLVTDNGFVSNETMVSVLAPLEVFRRFIWNFFRLENEHLNNCGKFRAVRDISVAPLDSSDQADIIRMMDHPDGVVNRLTKKKNMKKAKELDLRPLIKKESIQDLQLELSAKML